One window of Toxotes jaculatrix isolate fToxJac2 chromosome 19, fToxJac2.pri, whole genome shotgun sequence genomic DNA carries:
- the LOC121199278 gene encoding protein FAM177A1, which yields MNNSHQEAANAQETSFAGPSPSKQKKVIYFSSGETLEEEDSEEEEEQSSNRPPFREPTERTRFSFKNVAILVGRISLMTCDFLGERLAGALGLNVAKYQYAIDQHQRDHKKTSSPATDGLMEGQAETIHLSPGLDWRRYGASGDARCPTDPPESYDEKHMNRKGGYHNTSYQTDEDYLK from the exons ATGAATAACAGCCACCAGGAA GCAGCAAACGCCCAGGAGACAAGCTTTGCTGGTCCCAGCCCATCCAAACAGAAGAAGGTTATCTACTTCTCCAGCGGTGAAACCttggaggaggaagacagtgaggaggaagaggagcagtcATCGAACAGACCTCCGTTCAGAGAACCtacagagagg ACTAGGTTTTCATTCAAGAATGTGGCCATTCTGGTTGGGAGGATTTCACTGATGA CTTGTGATTTCTTGGGAGAGAGACTAGCTGGTGCACTTGGACTGAACGTAGCCAAATACCAGTATGCCATCGATCAACATCAGCGTGATCACAAG AAAACAAGCAGTCCAGCCACAGATGGTCTTATGGAGGGACAGGCAGAGACGATCCACCTCTCACCTGGGCTGGACTGGAGGCGTTATGGAGCTTCAGGAGATGCAAGATGCCCCACCGATCCCCCGGAGAGCTATGATGAGAAACATATGAACAGAAAAGGAGGATACCACAACACAAGCTATCAAACAGATGAGgattatttgaaataa